One Leclercia sp. AS011 genomic window carries:
- the nfuA gene encoding Fe-S biogenesis protein NfuA, with protein sequence MIRISDAAQAHFAKLLANQEEGTQIRVFVINPGTPNAECGVSYCPPDAVEATDTALKFEQLTAYVDELSSPYLEDAEIDFVTDQLGSQLTLKAPNAKMRKVTDDAPLMERVEYLLQSQINPQLAGHGGRVTLMEITEDGLAILQFGGGCNGCSMVDVTLKEGIEKQLLNEFPELKGVRDLTEHQRGEHSYY encoded by the coding sequence ATGATCCGTATTTCCGATGCTGCACAAGCGCACTTTGCCAAACTGCTGGCAAATCAGGAAGAAGGGACCCAGATCCGCGTGTTCGTGATCAACCCGGGCACCCCGAATGCAGAATGCGGCGTCTCTTATTGCCCACCGGATGCTGTGGAAGCAACTGACACTGCCCTGAAATTTGAGCAACTCACTGCCTATGTCGATGAGCTGAGCTCCCCGTATCTGGAAGATGCGGAAATTGATTTTGTGACCGACCAGCTGGGTTCCCAGTTAACCCTGAAAGCACCGAACGCTAAAATGCGCAAAGTGACCGACGACGCCCCGCTGATGGAGCGCGTTGAGTACCTGCTGCAGTCCCAGATCAACCCACAGCTGGCCGGCCACGGTGGTCGCGTCACCCTGATGGAGATCACCGAAGACGGTCTGGCCATTCTGCAGTTTGGCGGCGGCTGTAACGGCTGCTCCATGGTCGACGTGACCCTGAAAGAGGGGATCGAGAAGCAGCTGCTGAACGAGTTCCCTGAGCTGAAAGGCGTGCGCGACCTCACCGAACACCAGCGTGGCGAACACTCCTACTACTGA
- the gntX gene encoding DNA utilization protein GntX, with protein MLTVPGLCWLCRMPLTLSHWGVCSVCEKGLAERGGVCPRCGLPAIHPHLPCGRCLRRPPPWQALVAVSGYTPPLSQLVHQLKFSRRSQLAKPLARLLLLALLRARRSRGLPGVDMLVCVPLWSRRHWRRGFNQSDLLCRPLARWLNCRYVPEAIRRIRATPVQHQLSARLRKRNLQHAFALELPVAGRHIAVVDDVVTTGATVAELSRLLLRSGAASVQVWCLCRTL; from the coding sequence ATGCTAACAGTGCCCGGCTTGTGCTGGCTATGCCGGATGCCGCTTACGCTCAGCCACTGGGGCGTCTGTTCGGTGTGCGAAAAGGGGCTGGCGGAGCGTGGCGGCGTTTGTCCCCGCTGCGGCTTACCGGCCATCCACCCTCACCTGCCCTGCGGGCGCTGTCTGCGCAGACCGCCGCCGTGGCAGGCGCTGGTGGCGGTGAGCGGCTATACGCCGCCGCTGAGCCAGCTGGTGCATCAGCTGAAGTTTTCCCGCCGCAGCCAGCTGGCAAAACCGCTGGCCAGGCTGTTACTGCTGGCGCTCCTGCGCGCCAGGCGCAGCCGGGGCTTACCGGGTGTGGATATGCTGGTGTGCGTGCCGCTGTGGTCCCGGCGTCACTGGCGGCGCGGGTTTAACCAGAGCGACCTGCTCTGTCGTCCGCTGGCCCGCTGGCTAAACTGCCGCTATGTTCCCGAGGCCATTCGCCGGATCCGCGCCACCCCGGTCCAACATCAGCTCAGCGCCAGACTGCGTAAACGTAACCTCCAGCACGCTTTTGCGCTTGAATTACCGGTCGCCGGACGCCATATCGCAGTGGTGGATGATGTCGTGACAACAGGCGCTACCGTCGCGGAGCTCTCCCGCCTGCTTTTGCGAAGCGGCGCGGCGTCGGTTCAGGTATGGTGTCTGTGTCGAACCTTGTAG